A single window of Magnetococcus marinus MC-1 DNA harbors:
- the lpdA gene encoding dihydrolipoyl dehydrogenase, with the protein MMATIWDLIVIGAGPGGYPAAIRAAQLGLSVLCIEKSPHPGGTCLNAGCIPTKALLASTHLYTQIRDQADLHGIEITTMQVNLARMQGRKERVVSQLRSGILGLFKKYGVTLLHDEAIVSGPGQITLAASGETLQAKAILLATGGQPRRPASMPVDGQVVITSEQAIALTRVPEHLIVIGSGAVGLELASIWVRLGAQVSVIEAQPEILPGWDATVARTAKRSLRQQGITFLTDHRVETVVRSGSRAAVTCLNSKGETLMLDGDQVLVAVGRQAQLCVAGIQNLELQQDEQGRLWVDAHYATSLAGLYAVGDLIAGPQLAHRATAEGLRVADYLAGRPLSPMGPIPSVVYTDPELAMVGLTEQQAKVAGYAVKCGQFPFMASGRARAQEQTEGLIKLVMDQTTGQLLGAHVVGGAGAEHLQLAMAAMLTQDRGQLLERLVMPHPSFGEALHEAWLVATQKPIHI; encoded by the coding sequence ATGATGGCAACAATCTGGGATCTCATTGTCATTGGTGCCGGTCCGGGGGGGTATCCTGCGGCCATTCGAGCAGCCCAGCTAGGCTTATCGGTATTGTGTATAGAAAAAAGCCCCCATCCCGGTGGTACCTGTCTTAATGCCGGTTGCATCCCCACCAAAGCGCTGTTGGCTTCGACCCATCTCTACACCCAAATACGTGACCAAGCGGATCTGCACGGTATTGAGATAACCACCATGCAGGTTAACCTAGCCCGCATGCAGGGCCGTAAAGAGCGGGTCGTCAGCCAGTTGCGCAGCGGTATTTTGGGGCTGTTTAAAAAATATGGTGTCACCTTGTTGCATGACGAGGCCATCGTGAGCGGCCCTGGGCAGATTACCCTCGCCGCCAGTGGTGAAACCCTACAGGCGAAAGCCATTCTCTTAGCGACCGGGGGTCAGCCGCGCCGCCCTGCCAGCATGCCGGTGGATGGTCAGGTGGTGATCACCTCGGAACAAGCCATCGCTTTGACCCGGGTGCCCGAACATCTTATTGTGATTGGTTCCGGGGCGGTGGGGTTGGAGTTGGCCTCGATCTGGGTGCGCTTAGGCGCCCAGGTATCGGTGATCGAGGCCCAGCCAGAAATTTTGCCCGGTTGGGATGCCACCGTGGCCCGTACCGCCAAGCGCAGTTTGCGCCAACAGGGGATCACCTTTTTAACCGATCATCGGGTTGAGACCGTGGTACGCAGTGGTAGCCGCGCTGCGGTGACCTGCCTTAACAGTAAGGGGGAGACCCTGATGCTGGACGGTGATCAGGTGTTGGTGGCAGTGGGGCGGCAGGCCCAACTTTGTGTGGCAGGCATTCAAAATTTGGAGTTACAACAGGACGAGCAAGGACGGCTGTGGGTCGATGCGCATTATGCCACCTCACTGGCGGGGCTCTATGCGGTGGGGGACCTGATTGCCGGACCGCAACTGGCCCACCGCGCCACCGCCGAAGGATTAAGGGTGGCCGATTATTTGGCGGGTCGGCCTCTATCGCCTATGGGACCCATACCCTCGGTGGTCTACACCGATCCTGAGTTGGCCATGGTGGGCTTGACGGAACAGCAGGCCAAGGTTGCCGGGTATGCGGTCAAATGTGGTCAATTTCCTTTTATGGCCAGTGGCCGCGCCCGTGCCCAAGAGCAGACCGAAGGCTTGATTAAATTGGTGATGGATCAAACAACCGGTCAGTTACTTGGGGCACATGTGGTGGGCGGCGCGGGTGCGGAACACCTACAGCTCGCCATGGCCGCCATGCTCACTCAGGATCGTGGCCAGTTGCTGGAGCGGTTGGTCATGCCCCACCCCTCATTTGGTGAAGCCCTGCATGAAGCGTGGCTGGTGGCGACCCAAAAGCCCATTCACATCTAA
- a CDS encoding class I SAM-dependent methyltransferase: MMEEKGVLEQPIQLNLGCGERKLAGYINVDLHGSPDVRHDLEKTPWPWPDNSVTAVTLSHVLEHLGRDSELFFNIIRELYRVCRHQAQIVIRVPHPWHKDYLGDPTHVRPILPEGLALFSKKQINAWQAQGYGNTPLAHILDVDFEIIRVVNYYSPEWDAKLRSGVLSAQQVQQASEQYVNVIKEMEILWQVVKEDR, encoded by the coding sequence ATGATGGAGGAAAAGGGTGTGCTTGAACAACCGATTCAATTAAATTTGGGCTGTGGTGAACGCAAGTTGGCCGGTTACATTAACGTGGATTTACATGGTTCACCCGATGTGCGCCATGATCTGGAAAAAACACCCTGGCCCTGGCCGGATAACAGCGTTACAGCGGTCACTCTATCCCACGTGTTGGAACATTTGGGGAGAGATTCCGAGCTGTTTTTTAATATTATCCGTGAGCTCTATCGGGTCTGCCGTCACCAAGCTCAAATTGTGATTCGGGTTCCCCACCCCTGGCATAAAGACTATTTAGGGGATCCAACCCATGTGCGTCCCATTTTGCCCGAAGGGCTGGCACTGTTTTCTAAAAAACAGATTAATGCGTGGCAGGCACAAGGGTATGGTAACACCCCCTTGGCGCATATCCTGGATGTGGATTTTGAAATCATTCGTGTGGTTAACTATTACAGCCCAGAGTGGGATGCAAAGCTGCGTTCAGGGGTCTTGAGCGCCCAGCAGGTGCAGCAGGCCTCAGAACAGTATGTGAACGTTATTAAAGAGATGGAAATTCTTTGGCAGGTGGTCAAAGAAGATCGGTGA
- a CDS encoding response regulator, whose amino-acid sequence MTSQTNLANQTRGVLFCAYGKHYMGEVLFAAQRIRMLYPELPIVFITDHQQPGFRDFPLAAMFDDVIHMPYESLESTCYGKDPACVYNISGYLFKIRGVNRSPFDRTLFMDTDTYVVDPCLDSLFGVLDKVDLAIAHQVLHFVNVSAVAPVMEMNTGMIVYSRGAVPIMEDWEQGFRELKYGLYGSVDQTYFQLSYAKYLGKIHTLILSPEYNVRPETTVVNPIRILHDRSYHERLPVQHYPHFINTVYALLSRGAATASFKEMGMDALNRYNAYLAQQAQQG is encoded by the coding sequence ATGACATCACAAACAAATTTGGCAAACCAGACCAGGGGTGTGTTGTTCTGTGCCTATGGTAAACATTATATGGGGGAGGTGCTGTTTGCCGCGCAGCGTATCCGCATGCTCTACCCTGAGTTGCCCATTGTTTTTATTACAGACCACCAACAACCCGGTTTTCGGGATTTTCCGCTGGCCGCGATGTTTGATGATGTGATCCATATGCCCTACGAGTCGCTAGAGAGTACCTGTTATGGCAAAGATCCCGCTTGTGTCTATAATATCTCTGGCTATCTATTTAAAATTCGTGGGGTAAACCGTTCGCCATTTGATCGAACCCTCTTTATGGACACCGATACCTATGTGGTGGATCCTTGTCTGGATTCGCTGTTCGGTGTCTTGGATAAAGTCGATCTGGCCATTGCCCACCAGGTTTTGCACTTCGTCAATGTATCGGCGGTGGCCCCCGTTATGGAGATGAATACCGGCATGATCGTCTATAGCCGGGGGGCCGTACCAATCATGGAGGATTGGGAACAGGGGTTTCGGGAACTAAAATATGGGCTTTATGGTAGTGTGGATCAAACCTACTTTCAGCTTAGTTATGCCAAATATCTGGGTAAAATCCATACCTTGATTCTCTCTCCCGAATATAATGTGCGCCCTGAAACCACTGTGGTTAACCCCATACGGATCCTGCATGATCGCAGCTATCATGAGCGGTTGCCTGTGCAACACTATCCCCATTTTATTAATACGGTGTATGCCTTGCTCAGCCGTGGGGCGGCGACTGCCTCCTTTAAGGAGATGGGGATGGATGCCCTTAACCGCTATAACGCCTATCTGGCACAGCAGGCCCAACAAGGGTAA
- a CDS encoding NAD-glutamate dehydrogenase → MSEGKSSGFNPESWVEASVLPLLAKEDHPLAKTFLVQVLNELLVSHALNRAAWCDVTAMAHLFGLFQAHLLAKSDAVKLHVSHQQHDTCSIEEVTCIQEGTRIYIHLHDTPFMLDTVRNYLKQSKLTIYAQAHTTVHVKRSRTGEPVALAQTDTKGYLREMVILILSETVDDKHLEQIRDELQAVLTSVKRSVDDFAAMQQQVLAQALLLDGEKLTEEASFFRWMADENFVFMGTRSIIASGEQLVVDQAVPSFGVLRGHDSTALLDRIMPGMRQEIEKILNLLVKRHGQDPHPKLAIEYCEHGRSIIYAAEGVDFVVLLRPANPNQATLVLTLILGRFSRTGLASRASNVPILSRRLEKTLQLSGFTEGSYLHHEFRSLYDRMPLRELLYSNSPVITEQIKEILLMEGDNDVRVLARLGHYGNYVAVLTTLARSRYHPRLQTQIAELYSKQLDFPISSINSTDNGTVHTVVCYANHEPDKPFGFNRTAIEAQVRRLVMTWEDHLREELLTKYAPRLAFQLCTRYSSTFNILYKEATPADQAVLDIEMLEKLVEGSSFTSRIAHYPKGQVYIKLYAHKPAMLTKIVQTFDNFGISCLHEFSTEVMLEANKPLTIQRFEVGGSSAQISALLNRAELFCEALNAVQEDAILDDKLNKLVLIQGFHPKEVMLMEALRQYLLQIRPELSTKKLNRVLLEHHPLTKRILNLFIARFDPVGERGRKKRIKEILDGLEEGLQGVANLQDDQVIRALTNVVTSALRTNFYQQRGCHGISFKVDCSAIDQMPSPRPWREIFVLSPHMEGVHLRGGRVARGGLRFSDRLEDFRTEILGLMKTQMVKNSIIVPIGAKGGFIVPRIADIPANQRKEWVENQYKTLIRGLLDITDNRVEGELVYPEQVVRYDEADPYLVVAADKGTATFSDIANGVAEQEYHFWLGDAFASGGSYGYDHKKVGITARGAWTCIRQHFAELGHDIDSQPFTVVGIGDMSGDVFGNGLLASRQIKMVGAFNHLHIFLDPDPDPASSFEERQRLFNLGRSGWNDYNGALISTGGGIFNRSAKAIPLNDTLRNLLDTKSETLSGEQVIQKLLLAKVDLIYNGGIGTYVKSRYETHLDVSDKANDSVRVDAHQMRCRIIGEGGNLGVTQKGRLEFAMNKGRINTDAVDNSGGVDLSDHEVNLKILFAHLEQIGELPSRQARNELLAHLTEQVAEKVLEDNHLQHMAMSRDELLSGQSPEIYLEGLDILEEVAGLDADEEDVPQREQLVEYLENHPMPRPLLAIMLGYTKLFAYRELLKSDVVDLFFFERYLVDYFPDLVARDYAQELTKHFLKREVIATSVTNRVVNQTGVGPLLATYNKVRRSRLDVPPLPILFKAYVIAENMVDAPAFRAQVHGLGGRLSASVKYQVLADMEGVLLHLAAWMLTHLSSDRITVDVINLYGKVIGAFQGRLWDSLPELLAGEQVNELIKRRKQLVKMGLPESLATDTVLLPYMKDAMTILHIKEALHVPFEPVGHLYIRVDDFFGISWIEENLQQIRHRDIWGRMNLENVRKELWETRTRLVKKIISFKRQNESVGDAFQSYINEVSGANKEYMALFSELKAQSKHDLLPLSVLVRKLREMLLHEQEEEY, encoded by the coding sequence TTTGGTCCAGGTACTCAACGAGCTACTGGTCAGCCATGCGCTCAACCGGGCCGCTTGGTGCGATGTGACCGCCATGGCCCATCTATTTGGGCTGTTTCAAGCCCATCTATTGGCCAAATCCGACGCTGTTAAGCTGCACGTCAGCCACCAGCAGCACGATACCTGTAGCATTGAGGAGGTCACCTGCATCCAAGAGGGCACGCGCATCTATATTCACCTGCACGACACCCCCTTTATGTTGGATACGGTCCGCAACTACCTCAAACAGAGCAAGCTGACCATCTATGCCCAAGCCCATACCACGGTACATGTTAAACGTAGCCGCACCGGTGAACCCGTGGCCCTGGCCCAGACCGATACCAAAGGCTACCTGCGGGAGATGGTCATTCTCATCCTCAGCGAGACGGTGGATGACAAACACCTGGAGCAGATTCGTGACGAACTTCAGGCGGTTTTAACCTCGGTCAAACGCTCGGTGGATGATTTTGCAGCCATGCAGCAACAGGTGCTTGCCCAAGCGCTGCTGCTAGATGGCGAAAAACTCACCGAAGAGGCCAGTTTTTTCCGCTGGATGGCCGATGAAAACTTTGTCTTTATGGGCACCCGTTCCATCATCGCCAGCGGTGAGCAGCTGGTTGTGGATCAAGCGGTGCCTTCGTTTGGGGTCCTGCGCGGCCACGACTCCACCGCGCTATTGGATCGCATCATGCCCGGCATGCGTCAGGAGATTGAAAAGATTTTAAATCTGTTGGTCAAACGGCATGGACAGGATCCCCACCCCAAACTGGCCATTGAGTATTGTGAACATGGCCGCTCCATCATCTACGCCGCTGAAGGGGTGGATTTTGTGGTGCTGCTGCGCCCTGCAAACCCGAACCAAGCCACGCTTGTATTAACCTTAATCTTGGGGCGTTTCTCCCGTACCGGTTTGGCAAGCCGTGCTTCTAATGTGCCTATTTTATCCCGACGCCTTGAGAAAACCCTTCAACTGTCTGGCTTTACCGAAGGCAGCTATCTCCACCATGAATTCCGCAGCCTGTATGACCGCATGCCCTTACGGGAGCTGCTCTACTCCAACAGTCCGGTCATTACCGAGCAGATCAAAGAGATTTTGCTAATGGAGGGGGATAATGATGTGCGCGTATTGGCCCGCTTGGGCCACTATGGCAACTATGTCGCGGTACTCACCACCCTGGCCCGCAGCCGTTACCACCCACGGCTACAAACACAGATTGCCGAGCTCTACTCCAAGCAGCTAGATTTTCCCATCTCTTCGATCAACAGCACCGATAATGGTACGGTCCATACCGTGGTCTGTTACGCCAACCATGAGCCAGACAAACCCTTTGGCTTTAACCGCACCGCCATAGAGGCCCAGGTGCGCCGCCTTGTCATGACCTGGGAGGACCATCTGCGGGAGGAGCTCTTAACCAAATATGCCCCACGCCTCGCTTTTCAGCTCTGTACCCGCTACAGCTCGACCTTTAACATTCTCTACAAGGAAGCCACCCCCGCCGATCAGGCAGTGCTGGATATTGAAATGTTGGAAAAATTGGTGGAGGGGAGCTCCTTTACCAGCCGCATTGCCCACTATCCCAAGGGTCAAGTCTATATCAAGCTCTATGCCCACAAACCGGCCATGCTCACCAAGATTGTACAAACTTTTGACAATTTTGGCATTAGCTGTCTGCATGAGTTCTCTACCGAGGTCATGCTGGAAGCCAACAAACCATTGACCATCCAACGATTTGAGGTGGGGGGTAGCAGCGCCCAGATTAGTGCCTTGCTTAACCGGGCAGAGCTCTTTTGTGAGGCACTGAATGCGGTGCAAGAAGATGCCATTCTTGATGATAAACTCAACAAGTTGGTACTTATCCAGGGCTTTCACCCCAAAGAAGTGATGTTGATGGAGGCCCTGCGCCAATATTTATTGCAGATCCGCCCGGAGCTCTCCACCAAAAAGCTCAACCGGGTACTGCTGGAGCATCACCCCCTGACCAAGCGCATTCTTAACCTCTTTATCGCCCGTTTTGATCCCGTTGGGGAGCGTGGCCGTAAAAAGCGTATCAAAGAGATTTTAGATGGCCTTGAAGAGGGCTTGCAAGGGGTTGCCAACCTACAGGATGACCAGGTTATCCGCGCCTTGACCAATGTTGTGACCAGCGCCCTACGTACCAATTTTTATCAGCAACGGGGCTGCCATGGCATCAGCTTTAAGGTGGATTGCAGCGCCATCGATCAAATGCCCTCACCCCGCCCCTGGCGCGAGATTTTTGTGCTCAGCCCGCATATGGAGGGGGTCCATCTACGGGGCGGACGGGTTGCTCGGGGTGGACTGCGATTCTCGGATCGGTTAGAGGATTTCCGTACCGAGATTTTGGGTTTGATGAAGACTCAGATGGTCAAAAACAGCATCATTGTGCCCATCGGTGCCAAGGGCGGTTTTATTGTGCCCCGCATTGCCGATATCCCCGCCAACCAGCGTAAGGAGTGGGTAGAAAACCAGTACAAAACCTTGATCCGGGGTTTGCTGGATATTACCGACAACCGTGTCGAGGGTGAGCTGGTCTACCCGGAGCAGGTGGTGCGTTATGATGAGGCCGACCCCTATCTGGTGGTCGCCGCCGATAAAGGTACCGCTACTTTTTCGGATATTGCCAACGGTGTGGCCGAGCAGGAGTATCATTTTTGGTTGGGGGATGCCTTTGCCTCTGGTGGTTCTTATGGGTATGACCATAAGAAAGTGGGCATCACAGCCCGTGGCGCATGGACCTGCATTCGTCAACACTTTGCTGAATTGGGTCACGATATCGACAGCCAACCCTTTACCGTGGTGGGCATCGGCGATATGAGCGGAGATGTGTTTGGCAATGGCCTGCTGGCCAGCCGCCAGATCAAGATGGTCGGGGCCTTTAACCACCTGCACATCTTTCTGGATCCCGATCCTGACCCGGCCAGCAGTTTTGAGGAGCGGCAACGGCTGTTTAACCTGGGGCGCTCCGGTTGGAACGACTACAATGGGGCGCTCATCTCCACAGGTGGGGGGATTTTTAACCGCTCGGCCAAGGCCATTCCCCTCAATGATACCCTGCGTAACCTGCTGGACACCAAATCCGAGACCCTCTCCGGGGAACAGGTGATCCAAAAACTGCTGCTCGCCAAAGTTGATCTTATCTACAATGGCGGCATTGGTACCTATGTTAAATCCCGCTATGAGACCCACCTTGATGTCTCGGACAAAGCCAACGATTCGGTACGGGTAGATGCCCACCAGATGCGTTGCCGCATCATCGGCGAGGGGGGCAACCTGGGCGTTACCCAAAAGGGTCGTTTAGAGTTTGCCATGAATAAGGGGCGCATCAACACCGATGCGGTGGATAACTCCGGTGGTGTTGACCTGAGTGACCATGAAGTTAACCTGAAAATTTTGTTTGCCCACCTAGAGCAGATTGGTGAACTGCCCTCCCGTCAGGCGCGTAATGAGCTGTTGGCCCACTTGACCGAGCAGGTGGCTGAGAAGGTGCTTGAAGACAACCATTTGCAGCATATGGCCATGAGCCGCGATGAGCTGCTGAGCGGGCAAAGCCCCGAGATCTATCTTGAAGGGCTGGATATTTTGGAGGAGGTCGCCGGGCTGGACGCCGACGAAGAGGATGTGCCCCAACGCGAGCAGCTGGTGGAGTATTTGGAGAACCACCCCATGCCACGCCCTTTATTGGCCATTATGCTGGGTTATACCAAGCTTTTTGCCTATCGTGAGCTGCTCAAAAGTGATGTGGTGGATCTGTTTTTCTTTGAGCGCTATCTGGTGGACTATTTCCCGGATCTGGTGGCTAGGGATTATGCCCAAGAGCTCACCAAGCACTTTTTGAAGCGGGAGGTGATCGCTACCAGCGTCACCAATCGGGTGGTGAACCAAACCGGGGTGGGGCCGCTGCTCGCCACCTATAACAAGGTGCGTCGCAGTCGGTTGGATGTGCCGCCTCTGCCTATTTTGTTCAAAGCCTATGTGATTGCTGAAAACATGGTGGATGCACCTGCCTTTCGTGCCCAAGTACACGGGTTGGGCGGCAGATTATCGGCATCGGTTAAGTACCAGGTTTTAGCCGATATGGAGGGGGTGTTGCTGCATCTGGCCGCATGGATGTTAACCCACCTGTCCAGCGACCGTATTACGGTGGATGTCATCAACCTGTATGGCAAAGTGATTGGGGCTTTTCAGGGACGCTTGTGGGACTCCCTACCCGAACTGCTCGCAGGGGAGCAGGTCAATGAATTGATCAAACGCCGCAAACAGTTGGTCAAGATGGGGCTGCCCGAGTCTTTGGCGACAGACACGGTTCTGCTCCCCTACATGAAGGATGCCATGACCATTTTGCACATCAAAGAGGCCCTGCATGTGCCCTTTGAACCGGTTGGGCACCTCTACATCCGGGTGGATGATTTCTTTGGCATTTCATGGATTGAAGAAAATCTTCAGCAGATTCGCCACCGGGATATTTGGGGCCGCATGAACCTGGAGAATGTGCGCAAAGAACTGTGGGAAACCCGTACCCGCTTGGTCAAAAAGATTATCTCTTTTAAACGCCAAAATGAGTCGGTTGGGGATGCCTTTCAGAGTTATATCAATGAGGTAAGCGGGGCAAATAAAGAGTATATGGCGCTCTTTAGCGAGTTAAAGGCCCAGAGCAAGCACGATCTACTCCCCCTTTCGGTGTTGGTGCGCAAACTGCGGGAGATGCTGCTCCACGAACAGGAAGAGGAGTATTAA